AGGCGACGCTGCGGCAAGCGATTCTCGCGGCGATCGCGCACGGTGCGAGCGTTGATCCCGACCGCTTTGCGCCGGGCACGTCGCGTGCGGCATTGCCGTCCTATCCGTGGCAGCGCGACCGCTATTGGCTGACGCCGACCGTCGAAGGCTACGGCCTCGTCAACCGCAGCCGCGAGCATCCGCTGCTCGGCTATCGCCTGCACGAACACGCGTTCGCATGGGAAAACCAGCTCGATCCGGCAAAGCTGCCGATGCTGGCCGATCACGTCGTCGATGGCGGCGTGGCGTTCCCGGGGGCGGGATACGTGGAAATGGCGCTCGCCGCGGCGCGTACCTTCTTCGCTACGCCGGATGCGGCACTCGAAAACGTCGAGATTCGCACGCCAGTCGTATTCCAGCCGCAGCAGGCGAAGCTGTTCCGGCTCGTGATCGAGCCGCGCACCGCGACCTTCACGATCGAGACGCGCGACCGGATGTCCGACGGCGCATGGACGCTGAACGTGACGGGGCGGATGCTGGAAAGCGGCAACGCGCTTGGCGCCGCGAGCGTCGTGCCGTCCGACATGCTCGATCGCCTGCTCGCGCGGCCGGCCGCTGACGGCGATACGCTGTACGCGAACACGGCGGCCATCGGCCTCGGCTACGGGCCGGCGTTCCGCTGGGTCCGCACCGTGCGGGTCGCCGCGGACGACGGCGCGGCGCTGGCCGACGTCGCCGCGCCAGCCGCATGCGGCGACGCTCGGGCACTGTCCGCCTATCTGCTGCATCCGGCGCTGATGGACAGCGGGTTTCATCCGCTGTTCGCGTTGCTTGCGGCGCACGCGCGCGACGGCGAGCATCCGGCTTACGTGCCGGTGCAGATCGGCCGGGTCGACTATCTGCGCGGCGACACGGTCGAACGGGTACTCGCGCGGATCGACCGGCGCAGCCCGCATTCGATCGTCGCGCATTTCGAATTCCTCGACGCGCAGGGGGCCATCGTCGCGCGGCTCGGCGGCTGCCGGTTCCGGCGCGTCGATCTTGTCGGCCGTCGGCACAACCCGCCCGCGCGCTTCGTCTACCGCCTCGAAGAGGTGCCGCTGCCGAACGACGTCGACGCAGCCGGTTTGCCGGCGCCCGACGCGCTGCTCGCGCAAGCCGTCGAGCGGCTCGATGCTGCCGAACACGACGGCCGCCGTACGCAGCATCTGACCGAAATTCTGCCGCTGCTCGACGTGCTGGCGAGCCTCTACGTGCTCCGCGCATTCGATGCGCTCGACGCATTCGCCGGCACGTGGCAGCCTTCGCCCGGGCGAGCGGCGCTGGCCGCACGTCTTGCCGACATGCTCGTCGAGGACGGTCTTGCCCATCGCGATGGCGATCGTCTTGTGCGCGACGACGCGGCGTGCGCGGCGTTGCCGCCGCTCGACGAGCTGTGGCGCGGGCTGCTGGCCGAATCGCCGGGGCACGTGGCCGAGCTGACGCTGCTCGCGCATTGCGGCGCGGCGTTGCCCGAGGTGCTGAGCGGCGCGAAGGATGGCGCACGTTTGCTGTCGCCGACCGGGCACAGCCTGGTCGAGCAGCTCCTTGCCGCGTCGCCGACCTGGCAGCACGTGCATGCGCTGCTGACGGCGAGCGTCGAGCAGGCGGTCGACGCATGGCGCCCGGCGCGCCGGTTGCGCGTGCTCGAACTGGGCGCGACGGACGGCGACGTGCTGCAGACACTCGGCATGCATCTCGCGGCCGCGCGCTGCGATCACACGATCGCCGCGACGGCCGGCCAACTGGCCGGGTTCGACGCGGATGCGGAATCGGCGGTGCGCACGGTTGCGCTGCAGTCGGGCGAGCGGCTGTCGTTGTCGGCCGACGAAGCCGGGCCCTACGACCTGATCGTTGCGAATCGGGCGTTGAGCGGCCGTCACGACCTGGCCGATGCGTTGAGCGCGATCCGGTCATGGTTGGCGCCGGGCGGATTGCTGCTGCTTGCCGAGTCGCGTCGCGGCCGCTTCTCCGACATCGTGTTCGGCCCGCAGGCATCGTCGACAGAAACCGATGCGCCAGTGCCGCTGGCGCCGGCGGATCTCGAGGCGGCGCTCGAGCGCGCGGGATACGTCGACGTCGTCCGGCACGTCGAGCAGTCGCTCGATCTGGACGGCACGCCGACGTTCGTCATCGCGCGCAACTCCGCGAGTGTCGTTGCCGCGCAAAGCGGCAACGACCAAAGCGATCTCGATACGCTTGCACGCAGCGAGCAATGGCTCGTGATGCACGCGCCGGATGCCGTCGGCGGTTTCGGCGGGCGGCTGGCCAATGCGCTGGCGCACGCGGGCTATCCGGCCGATATCGTGGACATCACGCACGCGGCCGATGCGATCGCGTCGTTGCCGGCCGGGCAGCCGGCGCATGTCGTGTTCTGCGCGCCGGAAACGCCGCTGGCCGAATCGGCAACGGGAGACGGCCTGATGGCCGCGCAGCGTAACGGCGTGATCGCCCTTGCGGCGCTCGTCCGCGCGCTCGGCGCGCAGCCGAACGCGGCCACGCGGCTGACCGTCGTCACGTGTGGCGGCGCGCCATTCGCGGGGGCCGCACATGCGCATCCGGAACAGGCGACGCTGTGGGGCCTCGGTCGCGTGCTGGCGAACGAGCATCCCGAACTCGCGTGCCGCCTGATCGACGTCGATCGCGCGGCGGACCGGATACCCGACGCGCTGATTCGCGAGCTGACCGGCGCGGCGGTCGAGGAAGAAGTCGTCCTGAGCGCACACGGGCGGCTGGTGCCGCGCATGCTGACGGCCGCCCAGGCCGCGGCCCGCAACGATGGCGCGATCGCGCGCGCGGCCGTGCTCGCGTTCGATGCGCCGGGCTCGTTGCGCAATCTCGAATGGTTTGCGTTGCCCGAAAGCGCGCTGGGCGCGGACGAGGTGGAAATCGGGCCCGTTGCAACCGGCCTCAATTTCCGCGACGTGATGTATGCGATGGGGCTGCTGTCCGATGAAGCGGTCGAGACCGGCTTCGCGGGCGCGACGATCGGCATGGAGTTGTCCGGCCGCGTCGTCCGGGTGGGCAGCGCCGTGACGGAATTCGCGCCGGGCGACGCGGTGCTCGGGTTCGCGCCGGCGTCGTTCGCGACGCGCGTCAGGACGCGCGCGCAAGCGATCGCGTTGAAGCCCGAGCGCCTGTCGTTCGAGGAAGCGGCGACCGTGCCGACCACGTTCTTCACCGCGTATTACGCGCTCGTCGAACTTGCGCGGCTGCGCCGCGGCGAGCGCGTGCTCGTGCATGGTGGTGCGGGCGGCGTCGGGATCGCCGCGATCCAGCTTGCGCGCCACTTCGGCGCGGAAGTGTTCGCGACGGCCGGCAGCGACGAGAAGCGCGAGTTCGTGCGCCTGCTCGGCGCCGACCACGTGCTCGATTCGCGCAGCCTTGCGTTCGCGGACGAGATTCGCGCGATGACGAATGGCCAGGGCATCGACATCGTGCTGAATTCGCTGGCCGGCGAGGCCATGGTGCGCAGCATCGACACGCTGCGTCCGTTCGGCCGTTTCCTCGAACTCGGCAAGCGCGATTTCTACGAAAACAGCCATATCGGGCTCAGGCCGTTCCGCAACAACATCAGCTATTTCGGCATCGATGCCGACCAGTTGATGGGCGCGCTGCCGGAGCTGACGGCACGCCTGTTCGGCGAAGTGATGGCGCTGTTCGCAGCAGGCGTGCTGCATCCGCTGCCGTATCGCGCGTTTCCCGCCGACCGCGCCGAGGATGCGTTCCGCTACATGCAGCAGGCGCGCCAGATCGGCAAGGTGCTCGTGACCTATCCGTCCGGCACGCCGGCCCCGACACGCGGGGTTACGAGCGCGGGTTCGCTCGCGCTCGATCCGCATGGCGTGTACCTGGTGGTCGGCGGCACAGGCGGGCTCGGCTTCGCGAGCGCGCGCTGGATGGTCGAGCGCGGCGCACGCAGGCTGACCCTTGCGAGCCGGTCCGGCGAACTCGCCGCCGCGGCGCGCGAGGAAGTCGAGCGCTGGCGCGAGACGCTTGGCGTCATCGTCGACGTCGTGTCGTGCGATGTGACCGACGCGGCGGCGGTCGATGCGATGATTGCCGCGATCGTTCGGCGCGACATCCCGCTCAAGGGCGTCCTGCATTCCGCGATGTCGATCGACGACGGCCTCGTGCGCAATCTCGACGATGCGCGCATGGCCGCGGTGCTCGCACCGAAGGTGGCCGGCGCGTGGAACCTGCATCGCGCGACGCACGCGCTGCCGCTCGACCTGTTCGTGGTCTATTCGTCGGCGACGACCTATCTCGGCAATCCGGGGCAATCGAACTACGTCGCGGCCAACAGCTTCCTCGAAGCGCTCGTCGAACATCGCCGCGCGGCAGGATTGCCCGGCACGTTCATGGCCTGGGGGCCGCTCGAGGACGTCGGCTTCCTCGCGCGCCATGCGGATACGCGCGAGGCGTTGCAGTCGCGGATCGGCGGTGCGTCGATCACGTCCGACGAGGCGCTGGTCGCGCTCGAGCGGGCGCTGGTCGCGGGCGCGGCCGGCGAAGCCGTGGTGCGGCTCGACTGGCACGCCGTGGCGCGCGGGATGCCTGCCGCGAAGGCGCGCCGGTATTCGCTGCTGCAATCGCATGCGAAGGGCGGCGATGCGCGCGACGGCGGCACGCAATTGCGGGAAGAGGTGCTCGCGTTGCCGCGCGACGAAGCGATCGCGCTGGTGGCCCGGACACTGCAGGCGCAGATCGCGCGGATTCTGCATATGACGCCCGATCGCATCGCGCTCGACAAGTCGGTGCTCGACATGGGCATGGATTCGCTGATGGGGATGGAACTCGGCCTCGCGGTCGAGGAAGCGTTCGAGGTCAAGCTGTCGGTGATGGCGATCGCCGAGGGCGCGTCCGTGACGACGCTGGCCGCGCGCATCGTCGATTCGATCGGCGCGTCGGCCGATGCCGATGCCGGTTCCGCGACCGATGCTGCGCACGAGGCGGTCGCGGCGCTCGCCGCGAAGCATGCGATCGACGGCGAAGCGCGCGCGATGCTCGATGCCCGACCGGTACCCGTTGCGAGTCACGCGTCGCCGACGCTGGAGGTTACCCGGTGAGCGCGCCGACCGGCTGGGCGACGTGCCAGGGCACGCTGGCACGCCCGCTGACGATCGACGGTCACGGGCTGCACACGGGGCGCCGGGTGGGCGTGCGGATCCTGCCCGCGCGTCCGGAAGACGGCGTGACGGGCATCGCGTTCCGTCGCATCGCGCAGGGGCGCACGCTCGCGACGCTGCCGGTCGATCCCGCGCTGCGTCGCGCGCAGCCGCTTTGCACGATGCTGCGCAATGCCGACGGCGTCGGCGTTCGCACGGTCGAGCATCTGCTTGCTGCGCTGCTCGCGTGCGAGATCGATCACGCGATCGTCGAGCTCGATGCGGAGGAAGTGCCGATTCTCGACGGCAGCGCAACGCCCTGGGTGGACGCGATTCGCGCGTGCGGCCGCGTCGCGCTCGATGCGCCGAAGCGCTTCATCCGCGTGCTGCGGCCCGTCGTCGTCACGGACGGCGACGGCGACCAGCGGCGCGAAATGCGGATCGAGCCGGCGCTGCGTTACGAACTGAGCGTGCGCAACGACCTGCGTGGTTTCGGCGACATGCATTGGGATGGCGCGCTGACGCCGGCCGCATTCGCGACCGAAATCGCGCCGTCGCGCTCGTACGGGCGCGTGAAGTGGGCCGTGCCGGCGATCGTCGCCGGCTATCTGCGTGGGGTGCCGATCCTGCGCGGCGCGCGGCCGTCGTGCACCGCGTCCATCGTCGGCAATCGCGTGCTGGGCGGGATGCGGCTGCCGGAGGAGTTCGTCCGGCACCGCGTGCTCGACCTGGTCGGCGATCTCGCGCTGGCCGGCGCGCCGCTGCTGGCGCGCGTGAGCGCGTTGCGGCCGAGCCACGAGATGAATTTCCGGCTGGTCGATGCACTGCTGGCCGATGCCGAAGCGTGGCAGTGGGCCGAGTTTTCCGAGACCTGAAACCACGCTTTTTAAAAATACGCGGCGTAACATAGCGCCTTTTCGAGATAAATCGAAGGAAGCAATGGCACTGGGAGAGCATCTTCGCCAGCAACTGGCGGCGAAAGCGCTGAAACGGCAACTGGAGCGTGCGACCGATGCCGCCGCGGCGCCCGGCGTGCCCGGCACGCCGGCAGCGCAGACCGCGTCGGCGCGCAGCCGCTTCGAATCGATGCCGCAGTATCAGCAGGTTCGGATCATGCGCGAGATGGGCGAGAAGCTGCGCGTCGACTCGCCGTTTTTCCGCGTGCACGACGGCGTCGCCGGTGCGACGACGCAGATCGGCGGCCGCGAATACCTGAACTTCGCGAACTACAACTACCTCGGCCTTGCCGGCGATCCGGCGGTGTCCGCGCGCGCGAAAGCCGCGATCGACCGTTATGGCACGTCGGCGTCCGCGAGCCGGATGGTCGCGGGCGAGCGGCCGGTGCAGCGCGACCTCGAGCGCGCGCTGGCCGCGTTCTACGAGACCGACGACTGTGTTGCGTTCGTGAGCGGCCATGCGACGAACGTGACCGTGATCGGCGCGCTGTTCGGGCCCGGCGATCTGGTCGTCCACGATGCGCTCGCGCACAACAGCATCGTGCAGGGCGCGCAGCTGAGCGGTGCGAAGCGGCTGAGCTTCGCGCATAACGACTGGCAGGCGCTCGACGAACTGCTGTCGCGCGTGCGCCGCGAATACCGGCACGTGCTGATCGCGATCGAAGGGCTGTACAGCATGGACGGCGATTTCCCCGACCTGCAGCGCTTCGTCGACGTGAAGACGCGCCACGGCGCCTTCCTGCTGGTCGACGAGGCGCATTCGCTCGGCGTGCTCGGCGCGACCGGCAAAGGCATCCGCGAGCATGGCGGCGTCTCGCCCGACCAGGTCGACATGTGGATGGGCACGATGAGCAAGACGCTGGCCGGCTGCGGCGGTTTCATCGCCGGCTGTCAGCCGCTGGTCGACATGCTGCGTCATCTGGCGCCGGGTTTCCTTTACAGCGTCGGGCTGGCGCCGACGCTCGCCGAAGCGTCGCTGGCCGCGCTCGAGCGCCTGCAGGCCGAGCCGGAGCGCGTCGCGCAACTGCAGGCGCGCGGGCGACAGTTCCTGACCGAGGCGCGTGCCGCCGGGCTGAATACGGGCACGAGTGCCGGGTATGCTGTCGTGCCGGTGATCACGGGGAGTTCGCTGAAGGCCGCGCAGTGGGCGAATGCGATGTTCGACGAAGGGATCAACGTGCAGCCGATCTTTTATCCGGCCGTCGAGGAAAAGGCTGCGCGGTTGCGCTTCTTTATTTGCTCGACGCATGAGCCGGAGCAGATCAGCCGGACGGTTGCCGTGTTGTCGCGACTCGCGGGACGTACCGCATGACGCTGGCCGCCGCGTTCGCGCAAGCGGTCCCGCGCGCCGGCGAGCCCGCGCGGTGTCGCGCGGCCGGCGCGGACGACGCGTCGTCGTGCGCGCACCTCGTGTTTGCGTCCGGCGTTGCCGAATTCGGATTCTTTCTCGGTGAAAGCGACGCGCGCTGCATCGCTTTCCTGCAACAGGCGTTCCGGTCGCGTCATGGCCGCTTCTCGTGGCGCCGGCATCGCGTCGCGGTCGCCGCCGACGGCGCCGTGCTCGCCGTGATGGCGATTCACGACGGGCAGCGGACGATGTTCGACGACGTACATGTCGTGTGGGCGCTGACGCGCTTCTTCGGCGTGCGCCGCACGATCGGCCAGTTGCTGCGCGGGCTGATCCTCGAAACGGAAATCCCGGCGCCGAAGCGCTCGCAGATCCTCGTCGCGCATTGCGCGACCGACGAGCGTCAGCGCGGTACGGGCATCTTCAGCGCGCTGTTCCGCGACGCGCTGGACGCCGGCGCATTGCCGGCCGACGGCAGCCGCGACATCGTGCTCGACGTGCTGACCCGCAACGTGCGCGCCCGCGCGCTCTATGAACGGCTCGGGTTCACCGCGCTGCCGCGGCCGCGTGCCCGTTCGCGCCGGTTGCCCGCCGAACTCGATTCGATCCGGATGCGGTTCTCGCGCCGCAGCTGACAGTGCGAACGATTTCCGGACCTGCTTGTGCTTCAGGCCGCGCGTCCCGCTGCTGAATATCCGACCCGTGCGCGACGATCGCCATGTCTTCTGGAACTTCCCATGACGGAGTCGTTGCCCGCTTCCGCGATCCGCGGGTCATGTAGTTGCATGGAACATGCGTGACGTAGAGCAGCGAGTACAATCGCCGCTCGTCAAAATAGCGTGCCGAAATTTGTGGGATAACGGGTGAACCGTTGGCCGTGCCGGTGTTAGCCGTCCAGTGGCAATTTTCGAATGATCTCGTCCACGCATTCCAGCGGACTTGCTTCGACCGTCCGGACATGCACCTCGGGGCGCACGGGCCTCTCATAGGCGGATTCGATGCCGGTAAACTGCCGAATGGCCCCCTGCCTTGCCAACGCATACAGCCCCTTTGGGTCGCGGGCTTCCGCTACATCCAATGCAACGTCGACAAAGACCTCGATAAACATTCCCGGTGCAAAGCGCGCACGAGCTTTGGCACGCGCCTCCTGAAATGGTGAGATCAGTGCAGCGATGACGACGAGTCCTGCATCCACCATCAGCCGTGCTACCTCGGCAGTCCGACGAATATTCTCGTGGCGGTCTGCGTCGCTAAATCCCAGGTCCTGGTTCAACCCTTCGCGTAGCTGGTCGCCATCCAGCAAATACGTTCGAAGTCCGCGGGCATCGAGTTGTTCCTTCAGTAGATTCGCCAGCGTCGATTTACCGGAGCCGGAGACGCCAGTAAGCCACACCACAAAGGCTCGATCCTGCTTCAGGCTGGAAAGCACGGATTGACTGCCCGTCTGTGTGACGGGGAGAGGGTTTTTGAAATCTTGAGTCATCTCGGATTTGATGTGCCGACAACTGCAGAGCTACTTTATTGTGGTTCGGATTCGCTTGTCGGGAAATTGTAACGTGCTTTTCAGGATTTGTAACTTGATTATTTGAGTCAGGAATAAAGGCGACGCACGCACGCGACAGCCGTGATGTGGGGAGGAGTCCGTTCGGTAATAGTTTCCTGTCGGCTGTAACGATTCGAAATAAAAGAGCTGTCTGTCGGTTGTAATAATTTGAAATAAATGGCGTGACTGAGTTGAAACGAAGTCGAGTAGAATTTTCGCCTTCCGGCCGTCCTGGTGGGCTTGTAGCGCTTCTCTATGAGAGGCCGAGCCATGGGTCGACGCGCGACTCGAACGGCCCGCGGCAGATTTATTAGAGGAATGACGAAATTCGCTACTGCGACGTAGTGCGAGACCTTGTCGTGTCTATCGTTGCTTGGATGCCGACCATGGTATTAAGTCGGGAGATCGGCATGGAATCGAAAGACTATTAACTTTATATTCAGAAGAATACGCGGAAGCTCGGCTACTTTGCTTTCGTCGTTGTGCTGCCCCCACCGGTACCATCCAGAGCTGGTTTACTTTGGAGTGTTACCAGGAATGAAGAATCGTCTTCTTATGTTCACTCGGCGAGGGTAGTTGAGACAATTGCGGTTGCCGATTGAAAAGTTGCCGGTGCTTGAGATGGCACCGAATTCCGGGCGTATCGCCAGTTCGCCTTCCTTCCGACTTCTACGGCGGTACTGGGGCGCACG
The nucleotide sequence above comes from Burkholderia pyrrocinia. Encoded proteins:
- the cysC gene encoding adenylyl-sulfate kinase gives rise to the protein MTQDFKNPLPVTQTGSQSVLSSLKQDRAFVVWLTGVSGSGKSTLANLLKEQLDARGLRTYLLDGDQLREGLNQDLGFSDADRHENIRRTAEVARLMVDAGLVVIAALISPFQEARAKARARFAPGMFIEVFVDVALDVAEARDPKGLYALARQGAIRQFTGIESAYERPVRPEVHVRTVEASPLECVDEIIRKLPLDG
- a CDS encoding GNAT family N-acetyltransferase; the encoded protein is MTLAAAFAQAVPRAGEPARCRAAGADDASSCAHLVFASGVAEFGFFLGESDARCIAFLQQAFRSRHGRFSWRRHRVAVAADGAVLAVMAIHDGQRTMFDDVHVVWALTRFFGVRRTIGQLLRGLILETEIPAPKRSQILVAHCATDERQRGTGIFSALFRDALDAGALPADGSRDIVLDVLTRNVRARALYERLGFTALPRPRARSRRLPAELDSIRMRFSRRS
- a CDS encoding aminotransferase class I/II-fold pyridoxal phosphate-dependent enzyme, which encodes MALGEHLRQQLAAKALKRQLERATDAAAAPGVPGTPAAQTASARSRFESMPQYQQVRIMREMGEKLRVDSPFFRVHDGVAGATTQIGGREYLNFANYNYLGLAGDPAVSARAKAAIDRYGTSASASRMVAGERPVQRDLERALAAFYETDDCVAFVSGHATNVTVIGALFGPGDLVVHDALAHNSIVQGAQLSGAKRLSFAHNDWQALDELLSRVRREYRHVLIAIEGLYSMDGDFPDLQRFVDVKTRHGAFLLVDEAHSLGVLGATGKGIREHGGVSPDQVDMWMGTMSKTLAGCGGFIAGCQPLVDMLRHLAPGFLYSVGLAPTLAEASLAALERLQAEPERVAQLQARGRQFLTEARAAGLNTGTSAGYAVVPVITGSSLKAAQWANAMFDEGINVQPIFYPAVEEKAARLRFFICSTHEPEQISRTVAVLSRLAGRTA
- a CDS encoding UDP-3-O-acyl N-acetylglycosamine deacetylase encodes the protein MSAPTGWATCQGTLARPLTIDGHGLHTGRRVGVRILPARPEDGVTGIAFRRIAQGRTLATLPVDPALRRAQPLCTMLRNADGVGVRTVEHLLAALLACEIDHAIVELDAEEVPILDGSATPWVDAIRACGRVALDAPKRFIRVLRPVVVTDGDGDQRREMRIEPALRYELSVRNDLRGFGDMHWDGALTPAAFATEIAPSRSYGRVKWAVPAIVAGYLRGVPILRGARPSCTASIVGNRVLGGMRLPEEFVRHRVLDLVGDLALAGAPLLARVSALRPSHEMNFRLVDALLADAEAWQWAEFSET
- a CDS encoding type I polyketide synthase; the protein is MNSKIAIIGMACRFPGSANNPGDFWQLLRDERDAVTEIPADRFGTDFYQHPSKREPGKSYTFSAGVLDNVAGFDAAFFGISPREAAQMDPQQRLLLELAWEAFEDAGVRPADMRGSNCGVFVGAASMDYGNRNMDDLNVIDPYSATGNTLSIASNRVSYLFDLRGPSMSVDTACSSSLVALHQAVRALQSGEADTALAGGVNLLLHPFGFVSFSKASMLSPRGRCRAFDATGDGYVRSEGGAFVLLKPLDRALADGDTIHAVIAGSGVNSVGHSPGGISVPGAAAQASLLRGVYARAGIDPQSLAYLEAHGTGTAVGDPIEARALIDVVSGERPANRPLLIGSVKTNIGHLETASGMAGLLKAVLCLKHRAVPRSLHFVTPNPGIDFDGGRLRIVDRYMPLDAGDAPLTVGINSFGFGGTNAHVVLTEAPTAVATDAATTAAAPSQAPSPLVLTARSANALGALAGRYLAALENGGDWQALAAAAARRRQWLEHRAIVAPADVAEGRAALAALAQPAPEGLPACVATGHAPADALRTALVFSGNGCQWVGMGNELYAENAVFRAALDEVDALWCADGSPSLVDVMRGGPSAEWLAGAGAEWLAATENAQPLLFAIQIGMIRVIDARGMRYDAAIGHSVGEIAAAWVTGALSLADAVRVIKIRSRAQAMTRGSGRMAAVGIGEAAARELIARHGLARRVEIAGINSPEAVTLAGELQGLQALEAALRGGGKFFQMLDLDYAFHSSHMDRIEPVVLAELASLRPQSGNGAFVSTVTGGALAGSELDARYWWRNIREPVRFGDGIAHLIEQGVRLFVEVSPHSILRTYVKQAFAAAGATGVALPTLKRDHGSEATLRQAILAAIAHGASVDPDRFAPGTSRAALPSYPWQRDRYWLTPTVEGYGLVNRSREHPLLGYRLHEHAFAWENQLDPAKLPMLADHVVDGGVAFPGAGYVEMALAAARTFFATPDAALENVEIRTPVVFQPQQAKLFRLVIEPRTATFTIETRDRMSDGAWTLNVTGRMLESGNALGAASVVPSDMLDRLLARPAADGDTLYANTAAIGLGYGPAFRWVRTVRVAADDGAALADVAAPAACGDARALSAYLLHPALMDSGFHPLFALLAAHARDGEHPAYVPVQIGRVDYLRGDTVERVLARIDRRSPHSIVAHFEFLDAQGAIVARLGGCRFRRVDLVGRRHNPPARFVYRLEEVPLPNDVDAAGLPAPDALLAQAVERLDAAEHDGRRTQHLTEILPLLDVLASLYVLRAFDALDAFAGTWQPSPGRAALAARLADMLVEDGLAHRDGDRLVRDDAACAALPPLDELWRGLLAESPGHVAELTLLAHCGAALPEVLSGAKDGARLLSPTGHSLVEQLLAASPTWQHVHALLTASVEQAVDAWRPARRLRVLELGATDGDVLQTLGMHLAAARCDHTIAATAGQLAGFDADAESAVRTVALQSGERLSLSADEAGPYDLIVANRALSGRHDLADALSAIRSWLAPGGLLLLAESRRGRFSDIVFGPQASSTETDAPVPLAPADLEAALERAGYVDVVRHVEQSLDLDGTPTFVIARNSASVVAAQSGNDQSDLDTLARSEQWLVMHAPDAVGGFGGRLANALAHAGYPADIVDITHAADAIASLPAGQPAHVVFCAPETPLAESATGDGLMAAQRNGVIALAALVRALGAQPNAATRLTVVTCGGAPFAGAAHAHPEQATLWGLGRVLANEHPELACRLIDVDRAADRIPDALIRELTGAAVEEEVVLSAHGRLVPRMLTAAQAAARNDGAIARAAVLAFDAPGSLRNLEWFALPESALGADEVEIGPVATGLNFRDVMYAMGLLSDEAVETGFAGATIGMELSGRVVRVGSAVTEFAPGDAVLGFAPASFATRVRTRAQAIALKPERLSFEEAATVPTTFFTAYYALVELARLRRGERVLVHGGAGGVGIAAIQLARHFGAEVFATAGSDEKREFVRLLGADHVLDSRSLAFADEIRAMTNGQGIDIVLNSLAGEAMVRSIDTLRPFGRFLELGKRDFYENSHIGLRPFRNNISYFGIDADQLMGALPELTARLFGEVMALFAAGVLHPLPYRAFPADRAEDAFRYMQQARQIGKVLVTYPSGTPAPTRGVTSAGSLALDPHGVYLVVGGTGGLGFASARWMVERGARRLTLASRSGELAAAAREEVERWRETLGVIVDVVSCDVTDAAAVDAMIAAIVRRDIPLKGVLHSAMSIDDGLVRNLDDARMAAVLAPKVAGAWNLHRATHALPLDLFVVYSSATTYLGNPGQSNYVAANSFLEALVEHRRAAGLPGTFMAWGPLEDVGFLARHADTREALQSRIGGASITSDEALVALERALVAGAAGEAVVRLDWHAVARGMPAAKARRYSLLQSHAKGGDARDGGTQLREEVLALPRDEAIALVARTLQAQIARILHMTPDRIALDKSVLDMGMDSLMGMELGLAVEEAFEVKLSVMAIAEGASVTTLAARIVDSIGASADADAGSATDAAHEAVAALAAKHAIDGEARAMLDARPVPVASHASPTLEVTR